In Nocardia asteroides, a single genomic region encodes these proteins:
- a CDS encoding glycosyltransferase, which translates to MKIAIPLTGTRGDVQPAVALGLTLRDRGHEVIVGAPPNLVDFTAGTGLKAQPCGPDVQQLYSSEEGQRALAAGSSLRLMQLVGKQMAEYAERMNREVIEVCAGAEVIVSTLLTEDRAVSVAEASGAGLVTLHGFPGRKTGAYPFPGALPPHWRPPAAVNRATWSVAENLRRVVFLRYLNQLRGELGLRKTTKSPAAMCAERGVREVQIYDPALVPGLAEDWGDRRPLVGFLALPRAAREAVGELADDHTELLAWIDAGEPPVYFGFGSMPIRDTHQVLAMVTEVSERLGRRALVSAGWSDLDAAEAESGDAVRVVGPLAHDIVFPRCAAAVHHGGIGTTFESLRAGLPTLVCSVSFDQPMWGGQVERLGVGVHLPFAELDADRLTAGVRTLLEPETVARTRELAGRLAARSDAAERAADLVEAAAR; encoded by the coding sequence GTGAAGATCGCAATTCCGTTGACCGGGACCAGAGGTGACGTGCAGCCCGCCGTCGCGCTCGGGCTGACGCTGCGCGACCGCGGCCACGAGGTGATCGTCGGCGCCCCGCCCAACCTGGTCGACTTCACCGCCGGCACCGGGCTGAAGGCGCAGCCCTGCGGGCCGGACGTGCAGCAGCTCTACTCCTCCGAGGAGGGGCAGCGGGCGCTCGCCGCGGGCAGCAGCCTGCGGCTCATGCAGCTGGTCGGCAAGCAGATGGCCGAGTACGCGGAGCGGATGAACCGCGAGGTCATCGAGGTCTGCGCGGGCGCCGAGGTGATCGTCTCCACCCTGCTCACCGAGGACCGGGCGGTCTCGGTGGCCGAGGCCTCCGGCGCCGGGCTGGTCACGCTGCACGGCTTCCCCGGCCGCAAGACCGGCGCGTATCCGTTCCCCGGCGCGCTGCCGCCGCACTGGCGGCCGCCCGCCGCGGTGAACCGGGCCACCTGGTCGGTCGCGGAGAACCTGCGGCGCGTGGTCTTCCTGCGCTACCTCAACCAGCTGCGCGGCGAGCTCGGGCTGCGCAAGACCACCAAGAGCCCGGCCGCCATGTGCGCCGAGCGCGGGGTGCGCGAGGTGCAGATCTACGACCCCGCGCTGGTGCCGGGGCTGGCCGAGGACTGGGGCGATCGGCGGCCGCTGGTCGGCTTCCTCGCGCTGCCGCGCGCGGCCCGCGAGGCCGTCGGCGAGCTGGCCGACGACCACACCGAGCTGCTCGCCTGGATCGACGCGGGGGAGCCGCCGGTCTACTTCGGCTTCGGCAGCATGCCGATCCGCGACACCCACCAGGTGCTCGCCATGGTCACCGAGGTGAGCGAGCGGCTCGGGCGGCGCGCGCTGGTGAGCGCCGGGTGGAGCGATCTGGACGCGGCGGAGGCCGAGTCCGGCGACGCGGTGCGGGTGGTCGGGCCGCTGGCGCACGACATCGTCTTCCCCCGGTGCGCCGCCGCGGTGCACCACGGCGGGATCGGCACCACCTTCGAGAGCCTCCGGGCCGGGCTGCCGACGCTGGTCTGCTCGGTCTCCTTCGATCAGCCCATGTGGGGCGGGCAGGTCGAGCGGCTCGGGGTCGGGGTGCACCTGCCGTTCGCCGAGCTCGACGCCGACCGGCTCACCGCGGGGGTGCGCACCCTGCTCGAGCCGGAGACGGTGGCGCGCACCCGCGAGCTGGCCGGGCGGCTGGCGGCGCGCTCCGATGCCGCCGAGCGCGCCGCCGACCTGGTCGAGGCCGCCGCTCGGTGA
- a CDS encoding ABC transporter permease, giving the protein MNRFAAGCADSLVMFRRALRRTVRGRDTLLVSALLPILLMLLFVYVFGGAIQVGMPYLDYVLPGIVLLCTGFGASITATGVATDVRGAAVDRFRTLPIYRQALLAGHALEGVARNLGVVAVVFGVASVLGFRSTAGLPGLLTAAGIVLLLVVAVTWIAVAMGLLARTPEAAGGFTYAIMFVPYVSGAFVRTETMPGWLRGFADHQPATPILGAVRGALTGAGGDVLPAVLWCAGLAVAGYVAAAALFARRVRG; this is encoded by the coding sequence GTGAACCGCTTCGCGGCCGGGTGCGCCGACTCCCTCGTCATGTTCCGGCGCGCGCTGCGCCGGACCGTGCGCGGCCGCGACACGCTGCTGGTCTCGGCGCTGCTGCCGATCCTGCTCATGCTGCTGTTCGTCTACGTCTTCGGCGGCGCGATCCAGGTCGGCATGCCGTACCTGGACTACGTGCTGCCCGGAATCGTGCTGCTCTGCACCGGTTTCGGCGCCTCCATCACCGCGACCGGGGTCGCCACCGACGTGCGCGGCGCCGCCGTCGACCGCTTCCGCACGCTGCCGATCTACCGGCAGGCGCTGCTCGCCGGGCACGCGCTGGAGGGGGTGGCGCGGAATCTCGGCGTTGTCGCGGTGGTCTTCGGCGTCGCTTCCGTGCTCGGCTTCCGGAGCACCGCGGGGCTTCCCGGGCTGCTCACGGCCGCCGGGATCGTGCTGCTGCTGGTCGTGGCCGTCACCTGGATCGCGGTGGCGATGGGGTTGCTCGCCCGCACGCCCGAAGCGGCGGGCGGCTTCACCTACGCCATCATGTTCGTGCCCTACGTCAGCGGTGCCTTCGTCCGCACGGAGACCATGCCGGGGTGGCTGCGGGGGTTCGCCGACCATCAACCGGCCACGCCGATCCTCGGAGCCGTTCGCGGTGCGCTGACCGGTGCGGGCGGGGACGTGCTGCCCGCCGTGCTGTGGTGCGCCGGGCTCGCCGTCGCCGGTTACGTCGCCGCGGCCGCGCTTTTCGCCCGCCGCGTGCGGGGCTGA
- a CDS encoding cytochrome P450, whose product MHIALFTDFHPGTVGGIQTSVAAQYRGARRLGHRVTVFTAPGPESTEPDPELVVLSPVRALSVNGFAAVLPTRANARLIDAVFAERGPVDIVHTQTTYGVAVAGVKAARRHGIPLVQTIHSRDDVFIQHTSPAPYPAALVMRALHNSVLPHRGRMPRNPEPRAARHAWHTMIAQAQAADAVIVPSAHFAERLRAHGLAGRLHVVSNGVDDDLLDEPGATVPPAEERRAADSSGATGSGHDPDGAGPLRVLWCARLSAEKRPLAAIEAVLRVPGAVLDVYGDGDQLAAARELAGDDPRIHFHGARAQRDCLRAMRDHDILLFPSLGFDTQGMALLEAAATGLPVLYCDAALGESVPPGGGILTAPEPAAIAAALRALAESPAELETLRDAVTATEFSARQSVLSTELIGIYTDLLTDPPGARMPRTPAEVPTAPGRLPLLGHSIAALRDSLGFVRSLAAVGPVVRVYLGPRPAYVLTTPELVRQVGFGTAGEFHRDDLRAAMHEVVRGASNVLSGTPHELRRRMIAPALRRRRLQDYAAVTAAIADDWAEALPGTVNLMESAHALVLDTISATLFTADFGAAAKAEVRQNIPWLLAQVVQRAALPDAVNRARFLADRRFAAKAAALRGEIGAVVRAYRADGRDHRDVLSALIGHVDAETGATLGDEEIVDELILMLAAGVGSTASILAWVWYETLRSPDIRKAVRAELDTEVGAGPVEPDHLFRLPYLRRVILETLRYWGPWVSTQNADGPVTFDGLTLPDGAMIVYSPYLVHHDPRYYPDPARFDPERWAPERVDDIDRKAVLPFGVGARHCPGNNFALLTITLATAALFTHWDPVLDSGYRVKPSSGDFVAAPSRLPVTLRPRTGR is encoded by the coding sequence ATGCACATCGCGCTGTTCACCGATTTCCACCCCGGGACCGTCGGCGGCATCCAGACCTCGGTCGCCGCCCAGTACCGCGGTGCTCGGCGGCTCGGGCACCGCGTCACGGTATTCACCGCGCCCGGTCCGGAATCTACCGAACCGGACCCGGAGCTCGTGGTCCTTTCGCCGGTGCGCGCGCTCTCGGTCAACGGCTTCGCCGCGGTGCTGCCGACCCGGGCGAACGCGCGGCTGATCGACGCGGTCTTCGCCGAGCGCGGCCCGGTCGACATCGTGCACACCCAGACCACCTACGGGGTCGCCGTCGCCGGGGTGAAAGCGGCGCGGCGGCACGGCATTCCGCTGGTGCAGACGATCCACAGCCGGGACGACGTCTTCATCCAGCACACCTCGCCCGCCCCCTACCCGGCGGCGCTGGTGATGCGGGCACTGCACAACAGCGTGCTCCCGCATCGGGGGCGGATGCCGCGCAATCCGGAACCGCGGGCCGCCCGGCACGCCTGGCACACCATGATCGCGCAGGCGCAGGCCGCGGACGCGGTGATCGTGCCGTCGGCGCACTTCGCCGAGCGGTTGCGGGCGCACGGACTGGCCGGGCGGCTGCACGTCGTCTCGAACGGTGTCGACGACGACCTGCTGGACGAGCCGGGAGCGACGGTACCGCCCGCCGAGGAGCGGAGAGCGGCCGACAGCTCCGGAGCCACCGGCTCGGGGCACGATCCCGACGGGGCCGGACCCCTGCGCGTGCTCTGGTGCGCCCGCCTCTCGGCGGAGAAACGCCCACTGGCCGCGATCGAGGCCGTACTCCGGGTGCCCGGCGCCGTACTGGACGTCTACGGCGACGGCGACCAGCTGGCGGCCGCCCGCGAGCTGGCGGGCGACGACCCGAGAATCCACTTCCACGGCGCCCGCGCACAGCGCGACTGCCTGCGAGCCATGCGCGACCACGACATCCTCCTGTTCCCCTCGCTCGGCTTCGACACCCAGGGCATGGCGCTGCTCGAGGCCGCCGCGACGGGGTTGCCGGTGCTGTACTGCGACGCCGCGCTCGGCGAATCGGTGCCCCCGGGCGGCGGCATCCTGACCGCCCCCGAACCCGCCGCCATCGCCGCCGCCCTCCGCGCACTGGCGGAATCGCCCGCCGAGCTGGAAACCCTGCGCGACGCCGTCACCGCGACGGAGTTCTCCGCCCGCCAATCCGTGCTCAGCACCGAGCTCATCGGCATCTACACCGACCTGCTCACCGACCCGCCCGGCGCCCGCATGCCGCGCACCCCCGCCGAGGTGCCGACAGCCCCCGGCCGGCTCCCCCTGCTCGGCCACAGCATCGCGGCGCTCCGCGACAGCCTCGGCTTCGTCCGCTCCCTGGCCGCCGTCGGCCCGGTGGTGCGCGTCTACCTCGGCCCGCGCCCGGCCTACGTCCTCACCACCCCGGAGCTCGTCCGGCAGGTCGGCTTCGGCACGGCGGGCGAATTCCACCGCGACGACCTGCGCGCCGCCATGCACGAGGTGGTCCGCGGCGCCTCCAACGTCCTCTCCGGCACCCCGCACGAACTGCGCCGCCGCATGATCGCCCCCGCCCTGCGCCGGCGCCGCCTCCAGGACTACGCGGCCGTCACCGCGGCGATCGCGGACGACTGGGCCGAGGCCCTGCCCGGCACGGTGAACCTGATGGAATCGGCGCACGCCCTCGTCCTCGACACCATCTCCGCCACCCTCTTCACCGCCGACTTCGGCGCCGCCGCCAAGGCCGAGGTCAGGCAGAACATTCCGTGGCTGCTGGCCCAGGTGGTGCAGCGCGCCGCCCTGCCCGACGCCGTGAACCGGGCCAGGTTCCTCGCCGACCGCAGGTTCGCCGCCAAGGCCGCGGCGCTGCGCGGGGAGATCGGCGCGGTGGTGCGCGCCTACCGCGCCGACGGGCGGGACCACCGCGACGTGCTCTCGGCGCTCATCGGCCACGTCGACGCGGAGACCGGCGCCACGCTCGGCGACGAGGAGATCGTGGACGAGCTGATCCTCATGCTCGCGGCCGGCGTCGGCTCCACCGCCTCCATCCTGGCCTGGGTCTGGTACGAGACGCTGCGCTCGCCTGATATCCGGAAAGCCGTTCGCGCCGAACTGGATACGGAGGTCGGCGCGGGCCCGGTCGAGCCCGATCACCTGTTCCGGCTGCCGTACCTGCGCCGGGTGATCCTGGAGACGCTGCGGTACTGGGGGCCGTGGGTGAGCACGCAGAACGCCGACGGCCCGGTCACCTTCGACGGCCTCACCCTGCCGGACGGCGCCATGATCGTCTACAGCCCCTACCTGGTGCACCACGATCCCCGGTACTACCCCGACCCCGCCCGCTTCGACCCGGAGCGCTGGGCCCCGGAGCGGGTGGATGACATCGACCGCAAGGCGGTGCTGCCCTTCGGTGTCGGCGCCAGGCACTGCCCCGGCAACAATTTCGCGCTGCTCACCATCACGCTCGCCACCGCCGCGCTCTTCACGCACTGGGACCCGGTGCTGGACAGCGGTTACCGCGTGAAACCGTCCAGCGGGGATTTCGTCGCGGCGCCGTCCCGGCTTCCGGTCACGCTCCGACCGCGGACTGGGCGATGA